A single region of the Vanacampus margaritifer isolate UIUO_Vmar chromosome 13, RoL_Vmar_1.0, whole genome shotgun sequence genome encodes:
- the LOC144062210 gene encoding glutamine synthetase-like produces the protein MSSIAASTKLNKTVRQQYLDLPQGDKVQATYIWIDGSGEGLRSKTRTLDWELKSVQDVPEWNFDGSSTFQSEGSNSDMFLIPVAIFRDPFRKDPNKLVLCEVLNYDKEPADTNLRDRCRRIMSLVEKERPWFGMEQEYTLLGTDRHPFGWPRNGFPGPQGPYYCGVGADKAYGRDVVEAHYRGCLYAGVKICGSNAEVMPAQWEFQVGPCEGISMGDHLWMARYILHRVCEDFGLIASFDPKPIPGNWNGAGCHTNFSTQDMRQEGGLKVIEAAIERLAKRHHYHIRAYDPKGGLDNARRLTGHHETSNIDHFSACVSNRGASIRIPRAVGEEQKGYFEDRRPSANCDPYVVTEALVRTCLLKEEGEESGEFNQ, from the exons ATGTCGTCGATCGCAGCCAGCACCAAACTCAACAAGACCGTCAGGCAGCAGTACCTGGACCTCCCCCAAGGAGACAAGGTCCAGGCCACCTACATCTGGATCGATGGCTCCGGAGAAGGTCTACGCTCAAAGACCCGCACCCTGGACTGGGAACTCAAAAGCGTCCAAG ATGTTCCTGAGTGGAACTTTGACGGGTCAAGCACATTCCAGTCCGAGGGCTCCAACAGCGACATGTTCCTGATCCCGGTCGCCATCTTCCGGGACCCCTTCAGGAAAGACCCCAACAAGCTGGTCCTGTGTGAGGTGCTTAACTACGACAAAGAACCCGCAG ACACCAATCTCCGAGACCGGTGTCGTCGCATCATGAGCCTGGTGGAGAAGGAGCGTCCCTGGTTCGGGATGGAGCAGGAGTACACGCTGCTGGGCACCGACCGGCACCCGTTCGGATGGCCCCGCAACGGCTTCCCGGGACCCCAAG GTCCGTACTACTGCGGCGTCGGCGCCGACAAAGCGTACGGACGCGATGTGGTGGAGGCTCACTACCGAGGCTGTTTGTACGCCGGTGTGAAAATCTGCGGCTCCAATGCAGAGGTCATGCCAGCACAG tgggagttccaggtggggcCGTGCGAGGGCATCTCCATGGGCGACCATCTGTGGATGGCGCGCTACATTCTGCATCGAGTGTGCGAAGACTTTGGCTTGATTGCGTCCTTTGACCCCAAGCCCATACCAGGAAATTGGAACGGAGCCGGCTGCCACACCAACTTCAGCACCCAGGACATGAGGCAGGAAGGAGGACTCAA GGTGATCGAGGCGGCCATCGAGCGTCTGGCCAAGCGCCACCACTACCACATCCGCGCCTACGACCCCAAAGGCGGTCTGGACAACGCCCGGCGCCTGACGGGCCACCACGAGACCTCCAACATTGACCATTTCTCCGCCTGCGTGTCCAACCGCGGTGCGAGCATCCGCATCCCGCGGGCCGTCGGTGAGGAGCAAAAGGGCTACTTCGAGGACCGCCGGCCGTCCGCCAACTGCGATCCGTACGTGGTCACCGAGGCCCTGGTACGAACCTGCCTGTtgaaggaggagggggaggagtcTGGAGAGTTCAACCAATAA
- the dr1 gene encoding protein Dr1 encodes MASSSGNDDDLTIPRAAINKMIKETLPNVRVANDARELVVNCCTEFIHLISSEANEICNKSDKKTISPEHVINALESLGFASYITEVKDVLQECKTVALKRRKASSRLENLGIPEEELLRQQQELFAKARQQQAELAQQEWLQMQQAAQQAQMAAASAAQQSGSSQDEDEDDDM; translated from the exons ATGGCTTCGTCCTCCGGCAACGACGACGACTTGACCATCCCGCGCGCCGCCATCAACAAGATGATCAAAGAGACGCTGCCCAACGTGCGCGTGGCCAACGACGCGCGCGAGCTGGTGGTCAATTGCTGCACGGAGTTCATCCACCTCATCTCGTCCGAGGCCAACGAGATCTGCAACAAGTCCGACAAGAAGACCATCTCGCCCGAGCACGTCATCAACG CTTTGGAGAGCCTGGGCTTCGCCTCGTACATCACGGAGGTGAAGGACGTGCTGCAGGAGTGCAAGACGGTGGCCTTGAAGAGGAGGAAGGCCAGCTCCCGCCTGGAGAACTTGGGCATCCCCGAGGAGGAGCTGCTCCGGCAGCAGCAGGAGCTCTTCGCCAAG gcgCGGCAGCAGCAGGCCGAGCTGGCCCAGCAGGAGTGGCTGCAGATGCAGCAGGCGGCGCAGCAGGCCCAGATGGCGGCAGCCAGCGCCGCCCAGCAGTCCGGTTCCTCTCAGGACGAAGATGAAGACGACGACATGTGA